From a single Caldalkalibacillus salinus genomic region:
- the kynB gene encoding arylformamidase, with translation MKAIDITRPLYPTMAVWPGDTLFSYDLNWAMEKGSSVNVGTVKMSIHTGTHVDAPFHYQSEGKTIDHIPLDTYIGPAQVVHLPSKVTFERQDFEAYDFTHTPRLLIRTDAWPEGASFPEHVPTLAQEAIQFLAHEGVVCIGLDLPSVDDIDSKTLDNHHTLTQHQIAILEGLDLSHVEEGTYELVALPLKIKGADGSPVRAILRHMG, from the coding sequence ATGAAAGCGATTGATATTACTCGTCCATTATATCCTACCATGGCAGTCTGGCCAGGGGACACCCTTTTCTCATACGATTTAAATTGGGCAATGGAGAAAGGCTCATCTGTTAACGTGGGAACAGTGAAGATGAGCATACATACGGGAACGCATGTCGATGCACCATTTCACTATCAATCTGAAGGGAAAACGATCGATCATATCCCGTTAGACACGTACATCGGACCGGCCCAAGTCGTTCATCTTCCTTCCAAAGTAACGTTTGAACGACAAGACTTTGAAGCGTATGATTTCACACATACCCCTCGTCTTCTCATTCGAACTGACGCTTGGCCAGAGGGGGCCTCTTTCCCTGAACATGTGCCTACACTCGCTCAGGAAGCAATACAATTTTTGGCCCATGAAGGCGTCGTATGCATCGGGCTTGATCTCCCTTCTGTTGACGATATAGATAGCAAAACTTTAGATAACCATCACACCTTAACACAACATCAAATCGCCATTTTAGAGGGCTTGGATTTATCCCATGTTGAAGAGGGCACGTATGAACTAGTGGCTCTTCCTTTAAAAATAAAGGGCGCTGACGGTTCGCCTGTTCGTGCTATTTTAAGACACATGGGTTAG
- the tkt gene encoding transketolase encodes MDRALEQKAINTIRTLSIDAIEKANSGHPGLPMGAAPMAFTLWTKFMNHNPNNPEWINRDRFVLSAGHGSMLLYSLLHLHGYGVSMEDLKAFRQWDSKTPGHPEYGHTPGVEATTGPLGQGIGMAVGMAMAERHLAAKYNQDVHNVIDHYTYALCGDGDLMEGVAAEAISLAGHLKLGKLVVLYDSNDISLDGDLHLSFSEDIQKRFEANHWHYLRVEDGNNLEEIEKAIAAAQSESEKPTLIEVKTTIGYGSPNKGGTNKVHGAPLGEDEMPLVKEHYDWPHEPFHVPEDVQSYYEELKSEAEGVEKQWHNRFEAYKQEHPQLAKQLTQAIEGTLPDNWEDTLPTFETGDKIATRAASGEVLNGIAKSVPHFLGGSADLAGSNKTLIKDENNFEPADYSGRNIWFGVREHAMGAALNGMTLHGGLRVFGGTFFVFSDYLRPAIRLAALQKLPVTFVFTHDSIAVGEDGPTHEPVEQLPALRAIPGLNVIRPGDGNETKAAWQVAMNNTEEPTLLVLTRQNLPVLAETANAYDKVSKGAYILSDSEGTPDLILLASGSEVNLVLEAKKELEKEGHKVRVVSMPSWHLFEQQDQAYKHEVLPPQVKKRVGVEMAFPLGWERYTGDEGAVLGITTFGASAPGGKIIEEYGFTVENVVAKAKAILD; translated from the coding sequence GTGGATCGAGCATTAGAACAAAAAGCGATTAATACGATCCGAACACTATCAATTGATGCCATAGAAAAAGCCAACTCTGGACATCCAGGTTTACCAATGGGAGCAGCTCCTATGGCTTTCACGCTATGGACGAAGTTTATGAATCATAATCCAAACAACCCTGAGTGGATTAACAGGGACCGTTTTGTCTTAAGTGCGGGACACGGATCGATGTTGTTATACAGCTTACTGCATCTACACGGTTACGGTGTCTCTATGGAGGACTTAAAGGCTTTCAGGCAATGGGATTCTAAGACACCAGGTCATCCAGAGTATGGTCATACACCAGGTGTGGAAGCGACGACAGGACCATTAGGACAAGGCATTGGTATGGCTGTTGGTATGGCCATGGCCGAACGTCACTTAGCCGCAAAATACAACCAAGATGTACATAACGTCATTGATCATTATACTTATGCGCTATGTGGTGATGGAGACTTGATGGAAGGGGTTGCCGCTGAAGCAATATCACTCGCCGGTCACCTCAAGCTAGGCAAACTGGTTGTGCTCTATGACTCTAACGATATCTCACTCGATGGAGACTTGCACCTATCGTTCTCTGAAGATATTCAAAAGAGATTTGAAGCAAATCACTGGCATTACTTAAGAGTAGAAGATGGTAACAATCTAGAAGAAATTGAAAAAGCGATTGCTGCTGCACAATCTGAATCAGAGAAACCCACTCTCATTGAAGTAAAGACCACGATCGGATATGGAAGTCCAAATAAAGGTGGCACGAATAAAGTTCACGGTGCCCCACTAGGAGAAGACGAAATGCCGTTGGTCAAAGAGCACTATGACTGGCCTCATGAACCATTCCATGTCCCTGAAGATGTCCAATCGTACTACGAAGAGCTCAAGAGTGAAGCAGAGGGTGTGGAAAAACAATGGCATAACAGGTTTGAGGCGTACAAGCAGGAACATCCACAATTAGCAAAGCAGCTAACACAAGCCATCGAAGGGACATTACCAGACAACTGGGAGGATACGCTTCCAACCTTCGAAACAGGGGATAAAATTGCGACAAGAGCCGCATCCGGTGAAGTCTTAAATGGCATTGCTAAAAGCGTACCTCACTTCCTAGGAGGGTCTGCGGACTTAGCGGGTTCAAACAAAACCCTAATCAAGGATGAAAATAACTTCGAGCCTGCAGATTATAGTGGCAGAAATATTTGGTTTGGTGTTCGTGAACATGCGATGGGCGCGGCATTGAACGGTATGACACTACATGGTGGGTTAAGAGTGTTTGGCGGGACGTTCTTTGTCTTCTCAGATTACTTACGTCCAGCTATTCGTCTTGCGGCGCTTCAGAAGTTACCTGTAACGTTTGTCTTTACCCATGACAGTATCGCTGTTGGTGAAGATGGCCCAACACACGAGCCAGTCGAACAGCTACCTGCATTGAGAGCGATCCCGGGCCTTAATGTGATTAGACCAGGGGACGGAAATGAGACGAAGGCGGCTTGGCAGGTGGCGATGAACAACACAGAAGAACCGACGTTACTTGTGCTTACACGCCAGAACCTACCAGTGCTCGCAGAGACCGCCAACGCTTATGACAAAGTCAGTAAAGGTGCTTATATCCTCTCAGACAGTGAGGGCACACCAGATCTTATATTATTGGCCTCTGGTTCAGAAGTGAATCTCGTTCTTGAAGCGAAGAAAGAGCTTGAAAAAGAAGGGCACAAAGTGAGAGTCGTGAGTATGCCAAGCTGGCACTTGTTTGAACAGCAAGACCAGGCTTACAAGCACGAAGTACTGCCTCCACAAGTGAAAAAACGCGTAGGCGTTGAAATGGCCTTCCCTCTAGGATGGGAACGTTATACAGGTGATGAAGGTGCAGTACTTGGCATCACAACGTTTGGGGCTTCAGCACCTGGTGGAAAAATCATTGAAGAGTACGGCTTTACTGTCGAAAACGTTGTAGCTAAAGCGAAAGCGATTTTAGACTAG
- a CDS encoding YjcZ family sporulation protein, translating to MNEKRSVVYMGHGYGGFTLIVVLFILLIIVGCGCNIY from the coding sequence ATGAATGAAAAAAGGAGTGTTGTCTACATGGGTCACGGTTATGGAGGATTTACTTTGATTGTGGTTCTATTCATTCTTCTTATCATCGTAGGGTGCGGTTGTAACATTTATTAA
- a CDS encoding YjcZ family sporulation protein produces the protein MSHGYGGFTLIVVLFILLIIVGCGCNLNYY, from the coding sequence ATGAGTCACGGATATGGCGGATTTACACTGATTGTCGTCCTGTTTATCCTGCTAATCATCGTTGGTTGCGGCTGTAACCTCAACTACTATTAA
- a CDS encoding leucyl aminopeptidase, with amino-acid sequence MEVIGKLQQAEVIIFGLYENNEQTFKTPCFQQVNAIESSLAEYVKAQSHFAEKKKVTVIPIMKGAHVKNVAFIGLGKKENISLRDLDECTAKVTKELKQRQFKHLTYCFDSFTGPDLSDEAVAVSLGESKVVAQYEYHGLKTDQDETASLHGEVVVCHANKDRIERGLHKGKAHAEGVCLARNLMNAPGNYMTPTHLAGEADALAERHDMACDILDKEELEKLGMGALLAVSAGSTEPPKMIVLKYQGKPEWDDVLAFVGKGLTFDSGGISLKPALNMHEMKMDMGGSAAVLGAMETIGHLKPKCNVLAVIPSSENMPSGSAIKPGDVITSLSGKTIEVKNTDAEGRLILADGITYAKQLGAQHLIDVATLTGAMMVALGKVSTGAITNRQSWMDQVLACSQEAREYLWQLPSFDPYQALLKSDVADLNNSPGRMGGAITAGLFLGAFAEDTPWVHLDIAGTAWTDKESERGTKGGTGVMSKTLANVAMQHADK; translated from the coding sequence ATGGAAGTCATCGGTAAGCTACAACAGGCAGAAGTGATTATTTTTGGACTGTATGAAAACAACGAGCAAACGTTCAAAACCCCTTGTTTTCAACAAGTGAATGCCATCGAGAGCTCTCTTGCCGAGTATGTGAAGGCTCAATCGCATTTTGCTGAGAAAAAGAAAGTCACTGTAATACCGATCATGAAAGGCGCACATGTGAAGAATGTGGCCTTCATCGGTCTAGGAAAGAAAGAAAATATCTCATTGCGTGACCTTGATGAATGTACAGCAAAAGTAACAAAAGAGCTTAAGCAACGTCAATTTAAACACCTTACTTACTGTTTCGATAGTTTTACCGGACCTGACCTATCAGATGAAGCAGTTGCTGTAAGTCTAGGTGAGAGTAAGGTTGTGGCGCAGTATGAGTACCATGGACTAAAGACGGATCAAGACGAAACGGCATCTTTGCATGGAGAGGTTGTTGTCTGTCACGCAAACAAAGATAGGATTGAAAGAGGTTTACATAAAGGTAAAGCGCACGCTGAGGGGGTCTGCCTCGCTAGAAACTTGATGAACGCACCGGGGAACTATATGACTCCGACACACCTAGCAGGAGAAGCTGACGCGTTAGCTGAACGCCACGATATGGCTTGTGACATATTGGACAAGGAAGAGTTGGAGAAACTAGGAATGGGCGCTTTACTTGCTGTTTCCGCTGGGAGTACGGAACCACCCAAGATGATTGTGCTGAAGTATCAGGGTAAACCAGAGTGGGATGATGTTCTGGCTTTTGTTGGAAAAGGATTAACTTTTGATAGTGGCGGTATTTCATTAAAACCCGCATTAAATATGCATGAAATGAAAATGGATATGGGAGGCAGTGCCGCCGTCTTAGGCGCAATGGAGACGATAGGGCATTTAAAACCAAAGTGTAATGTACTGGCCGTCATTCCTTCATCAGAAAATATGCCTAGTGGTAGCGCCATCAAGCCAGGTGATGTCATCACGTCACTTAGCGGTAAAACGATTGAGGTCAAAAACACTGATGCAGAAGGTCGGCTCATATTGGCCGATGGTATCACTTACGCTAAACAGCTGGGGGCTCAACACCTCATCGATGTGGCCACGCTTACAGGTGCCATGATGGTAGCGTTAGGTAAAGTGAGCACAGGCGCCATTACAAATCGACAATCTTGGATGGATCAAGTACTAGCGTGCTCCCAAGAGGCTAGAGAGTACCTATGGCAGCTTCCAAGTTTTGATCCCTATCAAGCATTGTTAAAAAGTGATGTCGCTGACCTTAACAACAGTCCAGGTAGAATGGGAGGCGCTATCACCGCGGGGCTGTTTTTAGGAGCGTTCGCTGAAGACACCCCTTGGGTCCATCTCGATATAGCTGGAACGGCTTGGACAGATAAGGAAAGTGAACGAGGGACCAAAGGTGGTACTGGGGTCATGTCTAAGACATTAGCCAATGTTGCCATGCAGCATGCTGACAAGTAA
- a CDS encoding divergent PAP2 family protein, protein MELFYNIPLWTSLTAILLAQFIKVPLYYFPNKSFNWGLIFSTGGMPSSHSAAVTALATAIGFDHGLDSPLFAIAAVFAIIVMFDAAGVRRHAGEQAVVLNKLVEEFNYIIHEMKTWQDQTEHVKRKKLKELLGHQPIEVLVGGLFGIVVAFIFHIVVLFYL, encoded by the coding sequence ATGGAATTATTTTATAATATCCCTCTGTGGACATCGTTAACTGCCATTTTACTTGCTCAGTTTATAAAAGTTCCCCTGTATTACTTTCCAAACAAAAGCTTTAATTGGGGCCTGATCTTCAGCACCGGGGGAATGCCCAGCTCCCATTCAGCGGCGGTGACCGCACTTGCAACAGCCATCGGGTTTGACCATGGTTTAGATTCACCTTTGTTTGCTATCGCTGCGGTGTTCGCGATTATTGTCATGTTTGACGCTGCAGGTGTAAGACGACACGCAGGGGAACAAGCCGTTGTCCTTAACAAGCTCGTTGAAGAGTTTAACTATATTATTCATGAGATGAAAACATGGCAAGATCAAACTGAACATGTGAAGCGTAAAAAGTTAAAGGAATTGTTGGGCCACCAACCTATTGAAGTCCTTGTCGGTGGTTTATTTGGCATCGTCGTCGCTTTCATCTTTCATATTGTTGTCCTGTTTTATTTATAG
- a CDS encoding YuiB family protein, with product MLLAQIIISVLLFLILFFGIGFLLNMLLKTTWLPGLILYPIVVLMMVKDKAFVWSVQEEGQISILNPGEIIRHLAEQIAGLLYVDYIILGAGLLGAILSGLAIRLLRQKGYRMF from the coding sequence TTGTTATTAGCGCAAATAATCATATCTGTCCTATTGTTTCTTATCTTATTTTTTGGGATTGGATTTTTGTTGAACATGTTATTGAAGACAACCTGGTTACCTGGGTTGATACTATACCCCATCGTTGTGCTAATGATGGTAAAGGATAAGGCATTTGTTTGGTCTGTGCAAGAGGAAGGACAAATATCTATACTTAACCCTGGTGAAATCATTCGCCATTTAGCAGAGCAGATTGCCGGTTTATTATATGTGGACTATATCATACTTGGTGCCGGTTTATTAGGCGCTATACTCAGCGGATTGGCGATACGTTTACTACGACAAAAGGGTTATAGAATGTTTTAG
- a CDS encoding YuiA family protein, with protein sequence MLMKSKEQNVKCPYCYDHGYVQLLLGGTESCKHCTRHVEWNTNTKNHFSQPRIELVHLNLL encoded by the coding sequence ATGTTAATGAAGTCAAAAGAACAGAATGTAAAGTGTCCTTACTGTTATGATCATGGGTATGTACAGCTCTTATTAGGCGGAACAGAATCCTGTAAACATTGCACAAGACATGTTGAATGGAATACTAATACGAAGAACCATTTCAGTCAACCTCGTATTGAGTTAGTGCATTTAAATTTACTATAA
- a CDS encoding NAD(P)/FAD-dependent oxidoreductase, with amino-acid sequence MSKQKVLILGGGYGGIVTAQRLQKKLHYNEAEITLVNKHDYHYITTELHQPAAGTMHHDRARVDINDLLNTKRVNFVQDTVVSINTEEKKVQLENGEQEYDHLVISLGSEPETFGIEGLKENAFSIRSINSVRYIREHIEYMFAKYKNEPEREDYLRFVVGGAGFTGIEFVGELADRLPKLCKEFDVDPERVKIINIEAAPTALPGFDPELVEYAMDVLRKKGVEFKIDTPIKECTPEGVVLADGEEIKAGTIVWTGGVRGNSIVENAGIETMRGRVKVDEYLRAPGFEDIFVVGDCALIINEEINRPYPPTAQMAIQMAMNLSLNLVAVVRGQPKLLRQFQPEIKGTVASLGKGEAIGIVGKKKIFGPIASLMKKIIDLRYLFIIGGIPLVLRKGRF; translated from the coding sequence ATGAGTAAACAGAAAGTTTTAATCCTTGGTGGTGGCTACGGTGGTATTGTCACTGCTCAACGTCTCCAAAAAAAGTTACACTACAATGAAGCGGAGATTACACTAGTCAATAAGCATGATTACCACTATATTACTACGGAGCTTCATCAACCTGCAGCTGGAACAATGCATCATGACCGTGCACGAGTCGACATCAACGACCTACTTAACACGAAGCGTGTCAACTTTGTTCAAGATACTGTAGTGTCCATTAATACTGAAGAGAAAAAGGTGCAACTCGAAAACGGGGAGCAAGAGTATGACCACCTTGTGATCAGTTTAGGAAGCGAACCTGAAACATTCGGTATCGAAGGGTTAAAAGAGAATGCCTTTAGTATTCGCAGTATTAACTCTGTGCGCTATATCCGTGAACATATTGAGTATATGTTTGCTAAATATAAAAATGAACCTGAACGTGAAGATTATCTTCGTTTCGTTGTCGGAGGCGCTGGCTTTACAGGGATTGAATTCGTAGGTGAGCTTGCAGACCGTTTACCGAAGCTTTGCAAAGAATTTGATGTCGATCCAGAGCGAGTTAAAATTATCAACATTGAAGCGGCGCCAACGGCACTACCCGGTTTTGACCCGGAACTTGTTGAGTATGCCATGGACGTGCTTCGTAAAAAGGGTGTCGAGTTTAAGATTGATACACCGATCAAGGAATGTACACCTGAAGGCGTTGTTCTAGCAGATGGTGAAGAAATTAAAGCAGGCACGATTGTTTGGACGGGTGGCGTACGCGGTAATAGTATCGTTGAAAATGCAGGTATTGAAACGATGAGAGGCCGTGTGAAGGTAGACGAATATCTACGTGCGCCTGGTTTCGAAGACATTTTTGTCGTCGGTGACTGTGCGCTCATTATTAATGAAGAAATTAACCGTCCTTACCCTCCAACAGCGCAAATGGCGATCCAAATGGCGATGAACTTATCCTTAAACCTTGTGGCTGTCGTAAGAGGGCAACCTAAATTATTACGTCAATTCCAACCTGAAATCAAAGGTACAGTGGCTTCATTAGGTAAAGGAGAAGCGATCGGTATCGTTGGTAAAAAGAAAATTTTCGGTCCAATTGCTTCACTCATGAAGAAGATTATCGATCTCCGGTACCTCTTTATTATTGGTGGCATCCCTCTCGTTTTACGTAAGGGTAGATTTTAG
- a CDS encoding NAD(P)/FAD-dependent oxidoreductase, with amino-acid sequence MSRDEQVFEITVIGGGPTGLFAAFYAGMRQASCKIIESLPQLGGQLSALYPEKYIYDVAGFPKVRAQELIDNLKEQLDHFDTNVALEETVEDVSKNEDGIFEIRTNMQTHLSKTVIITAGCGAFQPRKLDIEGAEKFESTNLHYFVDDLQKFAGKNVLVCGGGDSAVDWALMLDPIADVTLVHRRDKFRAHEHSVENLKQSNVNIQTPYRIVDLVGEEKIERVVLEHSKTKERHEVEVDALIVNYGFISSLGPIQKWGLEIEKGSIVVNSRMETNVPGIYGAGDITTYPGKIKLIAVGFGEAPTAVNNAKSFIDPDAKVQPGHSSHMNF; translated from the coding sequence ATGTCACGTGACGAGCAAGTGTTTGAAATCACTGTCATCGGCGGTGGGCCAACAGGGCTATTTGCAGCTTTCTATGCGGGTATGAGACAAGCAAGCTGTAAAATTATTGAAAGCTTGCCCCAATTAGGCGGACAGCTGTCAGCATTATATCCAGAAAAATATATCTATGACGTGGCGGGATTTCCAAAAGTTCGTGCCCAAGAACTCATTGATAACCTGAAAGAACAGCTAGATCACTTTGATACGAACGTTGCCCTTGAAGAAACTGTCGAGGACGTGTCTAAGAACGAAGACGGCATTTTCGAGATTCGTACAAATATGCAAACGCACCTATCTAAGACTGTTATTATTACAGCCGGCTGCGGTGCATTCCAGCCTCGAAAGCTAGATATTGAAGGTGCTGAAAAATTTGAAAGCACGAATCTTCATTACTTCGTTGATGATCTCCAAAAATTTGCTGGTAAAAACGTGCTCGTATGTGGTGGAGGAGACTCTGCCGTAGACTGGGCGCTCATGCTAGACCCTATCGCGGATGTGACTTTGGTTCATCGTAGAGATAAATTCCGTGCACATGAACACAGTGTTGAGAATTTGAAGCAATCGAACGTTAACATACAGACACCCTATCGCATCGTTGACCTTGTTGGAGAAGAAAAAATTGAGCGTGTGGTGCTCGAGCATTCTAAGACCAAAGAGCGTCATGAAGTTGAGGTTGATGCCCTTATTGTTAATTATGGCTTTATTTCTTCTCTTGGGCCTATTCAAAAGTGGGGACTTGAAATTGAGAAAGGCTCCATCGTTGTTAACTCTAGAATGGAGACAAACGTACCGGGTATTTATGGCGCAGGTGATATTACCACTTATCCAGGTAAGATTAAGCTGATAGCTGTAGGATTTGGGGAAGCACCAACAGCGGTGAACAATGCCAAATCTTTTATAGATCCAGACGCAAAGGTCCAACCTGGTCATAGCTCTCATATGAATTTTTAA
- a CDS encoding aspartyl-phosphate phosphatase Spo0E family protein — MTKEVKKGFAMEKILLLKMERMQKQMIELARLKGIDHPEVLLMSQKIDVVHNRINRLAHLTSKQHKPYPIIRRLNKNNFVKESSKISAYLYAAGI; from the coding sequence ATGACGAAAGAAGTTAAGAAAGGATTTGCAATGGAAAAAATACTATTATTAAAAATGGAACGTATGCAAAAGCAGATGATTGAGTTGGCTAGGTTAAAAGGAATCGACCATCCTGAAGTTTTATTAATGAGCCAAAAAATTGATGTTGTTCACAATCGGATTAATCGTCTCGCACACCTGACATCAAAACAACACAAACCCTATCCCATTATAAGAAGGTTAAATAAAAACAACTTTGTTAAGGAATCCTCTAAAATATCGGCATATCTATACGCTGCGGGCATTTAA
- the mqnE gene encoding aminofutalosine synthase MqnE produces MSITLTNVDSDLQEIVEKVEQGERLTLEDGIKLYHSSDLLTIGQLANMVNQRKNQDRVYFIENMTIYHTNVCEAHCRFCNFRKDPGEDGSYTYTGDELVEQVHQKITDTTQELHMVGGHNNTQSFDYYVDIVRKLKAAFPHLRMKMYTPAEIEFFSRISGLSTEDVLKTLLDAGLDTMPGGGAEILSERYRLKMSPEKVSTDEWLNIHRQAHHLGMKTHATMLYGSIETIEERVQHMLQLRELQDETNGYMVFIPLAVQPISPKAGIKRRTSAFDDIKTIAISRLMLDNFDHIKAYFINIGTQLTQLALTYGASDVHGTLIEERISHAAGALTPAGLTRDELVWLIKGANKVPIERDTFYNTIKVYE; encoded by the coding sequence ATGAGTATCACACTCACTAATGTAGACTCAGACCTACAAGAAATCGTAGAAAAAGTAGAGCAAGGTGAAAGGTTAACCTTAGAGGATGGCATTAAACTTTATCATTCATCTGATCTTTTAACGATTGGCCAACTTGCCAATATGGTTAACCAACGTAAAAATCAAGATCGTGTCTATTTTATAGAGAATATGACCATTTACCACACTAACGTGTGTGAAGCACATTGTCGTTTTTGTAATTTCCGTAAGGATCCTGGAGAAGACGGTTCATATACTTATACAGGTGATGAACTAGTAGAGCAAGTCCATCAAAAGATAACGGACACTACACAAGAGTTACATATGGTTGGCGGGCACAACAATACCCAGTCATTTGATTACTATGTCGATATTGTCAGAAAGTTAAAGGCCGCTTTTCCACACCTACGAATGAAAATGTACACACCTGCCGAAATCGAGTTCTTCAGCCGTATCTCAGGCCTGTCTACTGAAGATGTACTGAAAACATTGCTTGATGCTGGTCTAGACACGATGCCAGGCGGTGGGGCTGAGATATTATCCGAGCGGTACCGTTTAAAAATGAGTCCGGAGAAGGTTTCAACAGATGAATGGTTGAACATTCACAGGCAGGCCCATCATTTAGGGATGAAAACCCATGCCACTATGTTATATGGCTCCATTGAAACAATCGAAGAACGCGTACAGCACATGTTACAATTACGCGAACTCCAAGACGAAACAAACGGTTACATGGTCTTTATTCCCTTAGCAGTACAGCCGATTAGCCCCAAAGCGGGTATAAAGCGACGTACCTCAGCTTTCGATGATATTAAAACGATCGCGATTAGTCGGTTAATGCTCGATAACTTTGACCATATTAAAGCTTATTTCATTAACATTGGAACACAGTTGACACAGCTTGCGTTAACCTACGGGGCTTCAGATGTACATGGGACCCTTATTGAGGAAAGAATTAGCCACGCAGCCGGGGCGCTTACACCAGCGGGACTCACACGAGACGAACTCGTGTGGTTAATTAAAGGTGCTAACAAAGTACCGATTGAACGAGACACGTTCTATAACACGATTAAAGTGTACGAATAA
- the dapF gene encoding diaminopimelate epimerase — protein MTKAVKFTKMHALGNNYIYINQFEEPLEEDSLPSLARKVSEIQTGIGSDGMILIAPSKTADIKMRVFNSDGSEAKNCGNGLRCVARYVYDHSIVNKTQFQIETLGGIVDANINVDHGVVQSVTIDMGQPRLEKAALPMFGEDLQDQATDEQLDIDGETISFVGVSMGNPHAVIFVDDINEAPVETLGPKIEKHECFPEWINVEFIKVINEKEIDFRVWERGSGVTYACGTGACAAVVAAHIRGLVPQGKPITVHLLGGDLEISWHTDAHVWMTGPAEYICTGEFYTD, from the coding sequence ATGACAAAGGCAGTTAAATTTACTAAAATGCACGCGTTGGGCAATAATTATATATATATTAATCAGTTTGAGGAGCCGTTAGAGGAAGACAGTTTGCCTTCCTTAGCTCGCAAGGTATCTGAAATTCAAACGGGTATTGGATCAGACGGTATGATACTTATTGCCCCTTCTAAAACGGCAGACATCAAAATGAGAGTCTTTAACTCAGATGGATCGGAAGCTAAGAATTGTGGGAACGGTCTGCGCTGTGTTGCCCGATACGTTTACGATCACAGTATTGTAAATAAGACACAGTTTCAGATTGAAACGTTAGGAGGCATCGTTGACGCCAACATCAACGTTGATCATGGCGTTGTTCAATCGGTGACGATTGACATGGGACAGCCTCGACTAGAAAAGGCGGCCTTACCGATGTTCGGTGAAGACCTACAAGATCAAGCGACAGATGAACAGTTAGACATTGACGGTGAAACGATATCCTTTGTGGGTGTTTCTATGGGCAATCCGCACGCCGTGATATTCGTAGATGATATAAACGAAGCCCCGGTGGAAACACTCGGCCCAAAAATTGAAAAACATGAATGCTTCCCCGAATGGATTAACGTGGAATTTATTAAGGTCATCAATGAAAAAGAAATAGATTTTCGTGTCTGGGAACGAGGTTCAGGTGTGACTTATGCTTGTGGAACCGGGGCATGCGCAGCTGTAGTGGCCGCGCATATACGTGGGCTTGTGCCACAAGGTAAACCGATTACCGTACATCTACTGGGCGGGGACCTGGAGATTAGTTGGCATACCGATGCACACGTGTGGATGACAGGTCCCGCAGAATATATTTGTACAGGTGAATTCTATACTGACTGA